A region of Solibacillus isronensis DNA encodes the following proteins:
- a CDS encoding M3 family oligoendopeptidase produces MVNVKYPEVWDLDVFFPGGSASPQLIEHIESLTPKLEVLKEKIDKFEVPQNSDAALEIQSILESIKEVMLHISQAGAVLSCLTAQDTTDRDALLLQGQLSGIAANSSPILESFNQKLGKIEQSTFEALLQTEELAQFEFILTEWREKSKESLSEEEEALISALGVDGYSSWGQLYNMLIGDIKVEVEVDGEKKLLSVGQANNLSSHKDRTVRKAAFEALEKVFTEREEFFAKTLNHLAGFRLAVYKKRGWYSVTKEPLQINRMKQETIDAMWGAITSRKATFAGYLQHKANLLGTEQLDWFDFDAPVTDSSATMSYQEGAEFILKHFGRFGSEMESFARTAFEDGWIEAEDRDNKRPGGFCTGMPLSEQSRIFMTYSGSMSNVSTLAHELGHAFHSYALRPVHPLNRRYAMNVAETASTFAEMIVADAAVEEATTEQEKIALLEDKIQRSVAFFMNIHARYLFETRFYDERKKGIVSTKRLNELMEEAQIEAHAGGLGETHPHFWASKMHFYITGVPFYNFPYTFGYLFSLSIYAKAKEEGKGFEEKYMALLRDTAIMTVEELAMKHLGEDITKEDFWLKGIALCEKDVEEFIALTSK; encoded by the coding sequence ATGGTGAATGTTAAATATCCTGAAGTTTGGGATTTAGATGTGTTTTTCCCTGGTGGTAGTGCTTCTCCACAATTAATCGAGCATATTGAAAGTTTGACTCCTAAACTAGAAGTATTAAAAGAGAAGATCGACAAATTTGAAGTTCCACAAAATAGTGATGCTGCACTAGAAATCCAATCGATATTGGAAAGCATTAAAGAAGTGATGCTCCACATTTCTCAGGCAGGGGCGGTGCTGTCTTGCTTAACTGCGCAAGACACGACTGATCGTGATGCATTATTGTTGCAAGGCCAATTATCCGGTATTGCGGCAAATTCATCGCCAATCTTAGAAAGTTTCAATCAAAAATTGGGTAAAATTGAACAGTCAACTTTCGAAGCATTATTGCAGACAGAAGAATTGGCGCAATTCGAATTTATCTTAACGGAATGGCGCGAAAAATCGAAAGAATCATTATCCGAAGAAGAAGAAGCGCTAATTTCAGCTTTAGGTGTTGATGGGTACAGTTCTTGGGGCCAACTTTATAACATGTTGATCGGCGATATTAAAGTGGAAGTAGAAGTGGATGGCGAAAAGAAACTATTGTCAGTTGGACAAGCGAACAATTTAAGTTCACATAAAGACCGCACAGTGCGAAAAGCGGCATTTGAAGCATTGGAAAAAGTATTTACAGAACGTGAAGAGTTCTTTGCAAAAACATTGAATCATTTAGCAGGTTTCCGTTTAGCCGTTTATAAAAAGCGCGGCTGGTACTCAGTAACAAAAGAGCCGCTTCAAATTAACCGTATGAAGCAGGAAACAATCGATGCGATGTGGGGTGCCATTACATCTCGTAAGGCGACATTTGCAGGTTATTTACAGCATAAAGCAAATCTATTAGGTACAGAACAATTGGACTGGTTTGACTTTGACGCACCGGTTACGGATTCATCAGCAACTATGTCTTACCAGGAGGGTGCCGAGTTCATCTTAAAACATTTCGGCCGTTTTGGTTCGGAAATGGAAAGCTTTGCACGTACAGCATTTGAAGACGGGTGGATCGAAGCAGAAGACCGTGATAATAAACGTCCTGGCGGTTTCTGTACAGGAATGCCATTATCAGAGCAATCTCGTATATTCATGACATACTCCGGCTCGATGTCAAATGTTTCGACATTGGCACATGAACTGGGACATGCTTTCCATTCATATGCACTGCGTCCGGTACATCCGTTGAACCGCCGCTATGCAATGAATGTTGCTGAAACAGCTTCAACGTTTGCAGAAATGATTGTTGCAGATGCAGCAGTTGAAGAAGCAACAACTGAACAAGAAAAGATTGCATTACTGGAAGATAAAATTCAACGTTCTGTTGCCTTCTTTATGAATATCCATGCGCGTTACTTATTTGAAACTCGTTTTTATGATGAGCGCAAAAAAGGCATTGTATCAACGAAACGCTTGAACGAACTTATGGAAGAAGCTCAAATTGAAGCACATGCAGGAGGATTAGGTGAAACACATCCGCACTTCTGGGCATCTAAAATGCACTTCTATATTACAGGTGTACCGTTCTATAACTTCCCGTACACATTCGGTTATCTGTTCTCATTAAGCATTTACGCGAAAGCAAAAGAAGAAGGTAAGGGCTTCGAAGAGAAGTATATGGCTCTGTTGCGTGACACAGCTATCATGACAGTCGAAGAATTGGCAATGAAGCATTTAGGTGAAGACATTACGAAAGAAGATTTCTGGTTAAAAGGAATCGCACTTTGTGAAAAAGATGTTGAGGAATTTATTGCGTTAACATCTAAATAG
- a CDS encoding YceI family protein: MAKWQIDQAHSTIGFEVKHMMVSKVKGQFTNYSADVEVDNLEDLTSAKIDITIDTTSINTSNEDRDNHLKSAEFFDIEQFPDIKFNSTNITKDGDDYKVSGDLTIKDVTKPAVFDVEYGGKGTNPWGVEVYGFEAETKIDREEFGLTWNAALETGGVLVGKDIKIKVELELNPAQ, encoded by the coding sequence ATGGCAAAATGGCAAATCGATCAGGCACACTCAACAATTGGTTTTGAAGTCAAGCATATGATGGTGTCGAAAGTAAAAGGTCAGTTTACTAATTACTCAGCGGATGTAGAAGTTGATAATTTAGAAGATTTAACATCGGCAAAAATTGATATTACTATCGATACAACAAGTATTAATACAAGCAATGAAGATCGTGACAACCACTTAAAATCAGCGGAATTCTTTGATATTGAGCAATTCCCTGACATTAAGTTTAATTCGACAAACATCACAAAAGATGGTGACGATTATAAAGTTTCAGGCGATTTGACGATTAAAGATGTAACAAAACCGGCAGTATTTGATGTGGAATATGGCGGTAAAGGAACAAACCCATGGGGTGTTGAAGTTTATGGTTTTGAAGCGGAAACAAAAATTGACCGTGAAGAATTCGGCCTTACATGGAATGCAGCACTTGAAACAGGCGGCGTATTAGTAGGTAAAGATATTAAGATTAAAGTGGAACTTGAATTAAACCCAGCACAATAA
- a CDS encoding FMN-binding negative transcriptional regulator, which yields MYIPKQYQLTDEQKIRQIIKEYSFATVVSIHQGVPEATHLPLYLSEDGKFLYGHFARANTQWKDILDQQVLAVFNGPHSYISSSWYETKDSVPTWNYVSVHVKGLVEMMEDEEEIRRSLHHLIEKYETPNSSYDVNDVDSKYMTGLLKGIVPFKLRISTIEAAAKLSQGHSKERQKLVIDELLKRNDGFDEVIAKLMMEN from the coding sequence ATGTACATTCCAAAGCAGTATCAGTTAACAGATGAGCAAAAGATTCGTCAGATTATTAAAGAATATAGTTTTGCGACAGTTGTTTCTATTCATCAAGGGGTACCGGAAGCTACTCATTTACCGCTCTATTTAAGTGAAGATGGAAAGTTTCTATATGGTCATTTTGCACGTGCCAACACACAGTGGAAAGATATTCTCGATCAACAGGTGCTCGCAGTTTTTAATGGACCTCATAGCTATATCTCCTCTTCCTGGTACGAAACAAAAGATTCAGTACCAACATGGAATTATGTATCTGTCCATGTAAAGGGTCTTGTCGAAATGATGGAGGATGAGGAAGAAATCCGAAGATCTCTTCACCATTTAATTGAGAAGTATGAAACTCCAAATAGCTCCTATGATGTAAATGATGTCGACTCCAAATATATGACCGGCTTATTGAAAGGTATTGTGCCGTTCAAATTACGAATAAGCACAATTGAAGCTGCTGCAAAATTGAGCCAAGGTCATTCGAAAGAACGCCAAAAACTCGTCATCGATGAATTACTAAAACGGAATGACGGTTTTGATGAAGTTATCGCTAAATTGATGATGGAAAATTAA
- a CDS encoding nucleoid-associated protein: MNEVETTLSIQMKRMAVTLLDMQQSRFVSASETMDLSALQSEVYNQFFESYIDATMNSPKSVACKFLDRDNDILTKMNRYVEYPDDTHFLSLANDLSNKLYQIMQTVSNSNGSVFVAHIELIGEDYILLLKLDPKDAVQIDLETLHLKTIENILPDASSRVQKCALIRMNYDPLEENIYVLDKQSDGEPAKFFMETFLQATPIASDKKKTKMLMKELYEKIAESLNEEQTPQLQRAIDEEFEHGKYIELDASVHNIYEAIAPPENREDFVEQGAKLFINEFTDRNPDFTPTFEVKRDDLHVVYKSAEGEILFRYDKGLDNIDVKHDQVSGTYTITIRDADTVGFTLHKKPL; the protein is encoded by the coding sequence ATGAATGAAGTTGAAACAACATTATCAATCCAAATGAAACGGATGGCTGTTACATTGCTGGATATGCAGCAAAGCCGTTTTGTGTCCGCAAGTGAAACAATGGATTTATCCGCACTCCAATCTGAAGTGTACAATCAGTTTTTTGAATCCTACATAGATGCGACGATGAATAGCCCGAAATCTGTTGCATGTAAATTTTTAGACCGTGATAATGATATTTTGACGAAAATGAACCGTTATGTAGAATATCCTGATGACACACACTTCTTATCACTGGCCAATGATTTATCAAATAAACTGTATCAAATTATGCAAACGGTATCGAACAGTAACGGTTCGGTATTTGTCGCGCATATTGAACTTATTGGCGAAGATTATATTCTTCTGTTAAAGCTGGATCCAAAAGATGCAGTACAGATTGATTTGGAAACATTGCATTTGAAAACGATCGAAAATATTTTGCCTGATGCATCCAGTCGTGTACAAAAATGTGCACTCATTCGAATGAATTATGATCCGCTCGAAGAAAATATTTATGTACTGGATAAGCAATCGGATGGCGAACCGGCGAAGTTTTTTATGGAAACTTTCTTGCAGGCTACTCCGATTGCATCAGACAAAAAGAAAACAAAAATGCTCATGAAGGAGTTATATGAGAAAATTGCGGAATCACTTAACGAAGAGCAGACTCCCCAACTTCAAAGAGCAATTGACGAGGAATTTGAACACGGTAAATATATTGAGCTCGACGCATCGGTCCATAATATTTATGAAGCGATTGCCCCACCGGAGAATCGGGAAGATTTTGTTGAACAAGGTGCCAAATTGTTTATCAATGAATTCACTGACCGCAATCCAGACTTTACGCCTACATTTGAAGTGAAACGCGATGATTTGCATGTCGTCTATAAATCGGCTGAAGGCGAAATTCTTTTCCGTTATGATAAAGGATTGGACAATATTGATGTAAAGCACGATCAAGTAAGCGGTACGTATACGATTACTATACGTGATGCGGATACAGTAGGTTTTACGCTGCACAAAAAACCGCTATAA
- a CDS encoding DUF378 domain-containing protein, translating to MGALYRIALVLVIIGAINWGLIGFFKFDLVASLFGGQTAGLSRIVYALVGLAGLACIPLLMKNLDEEDNATVTHTRATNRPNYNMEAGKEADFSEYAKQKNKNNNNNNNEK from the coding sequence ATTATATAGAATTGCCCTCGTACTTGTAATTATTGGAGCAATTAACTGGGGACTTATCGGCTTTTTCAAATTTGATTTAGTCGCATCTTTATTTGGCGGACAAACTGCCGGATTATCACGAATTGTTTATGCACTTGTCGGTCTTGCCGGTCTTGCATGCATTCCGTTGTTAATGAAAAACCTTGATGAAGAGGACAATGCAACCGTTACTCATACAAGAGCAACAAACAGACCGAATTATAATATGGAAGCTGGGAAAGAAGCTGATTTCTCAGAATACGCAAAGCAAAAAAACAAAAACAACAATAACAACAATAACGAGAAGTAA
- the cls gene encoding cardiolipin synthase produces the protein MTVTGILTVTLFALNILFALVLIFISRKSASSTWAWLFVLFFLPVFGFILYLLLGRNLQKKHFVRWHAVQQEETLEIFQDQKNALEEGTYEFPNAITKKHAPLIKMNVDYNHSLLSSKNDVKILSEGKEKFRSVIEDIENAKQTIHIQYYIYKMDDVGKSIFNALVKKAKEGIEVQMMYDDLGSRTLRKKDLKKLTDAGGQVEAYFSSYFKLFNPRINFRNHRKLIIIDGRVGYIGGFNVGNEYACLDDEIGYWRDTHLRIEGNSVYNMQAHFLFDWYQARKEELTEIEQRYFPTFTVDADTPVQIVSSGPDTDFESIKNSYIRMILSAKKYVYIQSPYFVPDEPFMHAVQIAASSGVDVRIMTPEVTDHAFVYGANSAYSGDLLEVGGRVYRYKKGFLHAKMIVIDDEVATIGTANIDVRSFSLNFEINAILYDAKLAIQCRELFEADIKDSFELTKEQYEKRKTWTKIRESISRLLSPIL, from the coding sequence ATGACAGTCACTGGTATCTTAACCGTCACCTTATTTGCATTGAACATATTGTTTGCCCTCGTATTAATATTCATCAGCCGAAAAAGCGCTTCATCAACATGGGCATGGTTATTCGTGCTCTTTTTCTTACCAGTTTTTGGTTTTATTTTATATTTACTATTAGGTCGAAATTTACAGAAGAAACATTTTGTAAGGTGGCATGCGGTACAGCAGGAGGAAACACTGGAAATATTCCAGGATCAAAAAAATGCGTTGGAAGAGGGAACATACGAATTTCCGAATGCCATTACTAAAAAGCATGCACCATTAATTAAAATGAACGTTGATTATAACCATTCATTATTGAGTTCGAAAAATGATGTCAAAATACTTTCGGAAGGGAAAGAAAAATTCCGTTCGGTCATTGAAGATATCGAAAATGCAAAACAGACCATTCATATTCAATACTATATCTATAAAATGGATGATGTCGGGAAAAGTATTTTTAATGCGCTCGTTAAAAAAGCAAAAGAAGGCATTGAAGTACAGATGATGTACGATGATTTAGGTTCGCGTACATTACGCAAAAAGGATCTGAAAAAATTAACGGATGCCGGTGGGCAGGTGGAAGCATATTTTTCATCGTATTTTAAGCTGTTTAATCCACGTATAAATTTTCGTAATCATCGGAAACTCATTATTATTGACGGGAGAGTCGGATATATCGGCGGGTTTAATGTCGGGAACGAATATGCCTGTTTGGATGATGAAATCGGGTATTGGCGCGATACGCATTTGAGAATCGAAGGCAATTCTGTCTATAACATGCAGGCACATTTTCTATTTGACTGGTATCAGGCAAGAAAAGAAGAGCTGACTGAAATCGAACAAAGATACTTCCCGACGTTTACGGTTGATGCAGACACACCTGTTCAAATTGTGTCGAGTGGCCCTGATACGGATTTTGAATCGATTAAAAACAGCTATATCCGGATGATTTTAAGTGCCAAAAAGTATGTTTATATTCAATCGCCATATTTTGTACCGGACGAACCATTTATGCATGCGGTTCAAATTGCTGCTTCTTCAGGTGTTGATGTGCGCATTATGACACCCGAAGTAACCGATCATGCTTTTGTATATGGAGCCAATTCAGCATACAGCGGTGACTTGTTGGAAGTTGGCGGTCGGGTATACCGTTATAAAAAAGGTTTCCTTCATGCAAAAATGATTGTAATTGACGATGAAGTGGCGACAATTGGAACGGCCAATATCGATGTTCGAAGTTTTAGCCTGAATTTTGAAATTAACGCCATTCTATATGATGCTAAATTGGCTATACAATGCAGAGAGCTGTTTGAAGCAGATATTAAGGACAGTTTTGAATTAACGAAGGAGCAATATGAAAAACGCAAAACTTGGACGAAAATACGAGAATCCATTTCGCGGTTATTATCACCAATTTTATAA
- the rsgA gene encoding ribosome small subunit-dependent GTPase A, whose protein sequence is MNLQQLGFTAFFDTQLQTLTIDMTTKLVGRVILEHKHSYRVLTEQGEYLATVSGNFAYHAFSRKDYPAVGDFVVIEQMPGEERAIIHHLFDRKSKFTRKMAGLEVDEQIVATNVDLILLGMSLNDDFNIRRLERYLVAAWDSGATPVIVLTKADLCEDVTPFLKEIESVAFGVDILTVSAQTGEGMVSLHALLTEGKTAALLGSSGAGKSTLTNALLNTEQMKVSTIREDDAKGRHTTTHRELVVLPSGACLIDTPGMRELQLWDQGDSLNASFSDIEQLTENCRFRDCKHKNEPGCAVLQAVEEGALEAARLTSFYKLQRELAYIEKKANTDAQLAEKRKWKQISKSIKKMR, encoded by the coding sequence TTGAATTTACAACAATTAGGTTTTACAGCATTTTTTGATACACAACTACAAACATTAACGATTGATATGACAACAAAGCTTGTTGGACGCGTCATACTCGAACATAAACATTCTTACCGTGTCCTGACAGAACAGGGCGAATATTTGGCAACGGTATCCGGAAATTTTGCATACCACGCCTTTTCAAGAAAAGATTACCCGGCTGTTGGCGATTTTGTCGTTATTGAACAAATGCCGGGAGAAGAGCGTGCCATAATTCATCATTTATTTGATCGAAAATCCAAATTCACAAGAAAAATGGCAGGTCTAGAAGTCGATGAACAAATCGTGGCAACAAATGTTGATCTCATTTTACTTGGTATGAGTTTAAATGATGACTTCAATATACGCCGTTTGGAACGCTATTTAGTAGCTGCATGGGATTCAGGGGCAACACCGGTTATCGTATTAACAAAAGCGGATTTATGTGAGGATGTTACGCCGTTTTTAAAAGAAATTGAATCGGTTGCTTTCGGTGTGGATATTTTGACGGTGAGTGCGCAGACAGGTGAAGGAATGGTTTCATTACATGCGTTGTTAACTGAAGGGAAAACTGCGGCATTACTCGGTTCTTCCGGTGCAGGGAAGTCAACACTTACGAACGCTTTATTAAACACAGAACAAATGAAAGTGTCCACAATCCGTGAAGATGATGCAAAAGGCCGCCATACGACGACACACCGGGAACTTGTTGTTCTACCATCCGGTGCTTGCCTGATTGACACTCCAGGAATGCGGGAGTTGCAGCTATGGGATCAGGGGGACAGTCTAAATGCAAGTTTTTCCGATATTGAACAGCTTACGGAAAACTGCAGATTCCGCGATTGTAAGCATAAAAATGAACCCGGTTGTGCTGTATTGCAGGCAGTTGAAGAAGGAGCACTTGAGGCTGCAAGGTTAACGAGTTTCTATAAACTGCAGCGGGAACTTGCCTATATCGAGAAAAAGGCGAATACGGATGCCCAGCTTGCGGAAAAACGTAAATGGAAGCAAATATCAAAAAGCATAAAGAAAATGAGATAA
- a CDS encoding YpjP family protein: MKKWIYKSLVVSVALLSFGLITPKHEIWANFDEDRHGKSVLDRPSDNHISAAYQLDDIIVDEKPLPTTDDFVSAAKEQSYIKFGTKVGPVIEQQFETDIFPKIEEAIAMTVERVGDEKLRNLTVSEKPSGDYSEKIFHIVDSKSKTDVIRFHVRTENRPFDGYYYNFHYHTFEDNYSKHYDLGEIYWSKNTPPKWLS, encoded by the coding sequence TTGAAGAAATGGATTTACAAATCTCTCGTTGTTTCTGTCGCGTTATTATCGTTTGGTTTAATTACACCAAAACATGAAATTTGGGCGAATTTTGATGAAGATCGTCATGGCAAATCGGTATTGGATCGTCCAAGCGACAACCATATTTCAGCTGCCTATCAGTTGGATGATATTATCGTTGATGAAAAACCGCTGCCAACTACGGATGACTTTGTGTCTGCTGCAAAAGAACAATCATACATAAAATTTGGAACAAAAGTCGGACCGGTTATTGAACAACAATTCGAAACGGATATTTTTCCGAAAATCGAAGAGGCTATTGCAATGACAGTGGAACGAGTTGGCGATGAAAAACTGCGTAACTTAACGGTTTCCGAAAAACCAAGTGGTGATTACTCGGAAAAAATCTTCCACATTGTGGACAGTAAATCAAAAACTGACGTAATCCGTTTCCATGTACGAACAGAGAACCGTCCTTTTGATGGCTACTACTATAATTTCCACTATCATACGTTTGAAGACAACTACTCAAAGCATTACGACCTTGGCGAAATTTACTGGAGCAAAAACACACCGCCTAAATGGTTATCATAG
- a CDS encoding GNAT family N-acetyltransferase: protein MNIQLIQCTIENLETLQTISRDTFYETFHEQNSEESMTTYLNTAFSAVKLTAELENKHSLFKLLYVNEELAGYLKVNIDEAQSEQLGPDALEVERIYILSRFQKLGLGKVLINEAIKLANEMNKNKIWLGVWEKNMNAIAFYEKAGFEKTGSHSFFMGEEEQIDFIMTKHL from the coding sequence ATGAACATTCAACTAATACAATGTACCATTGAAAATTTAGAAACTTTACAAACAATCAGCCGCGATACATTTTACGAAACATTTCATGAGCAAAATAGCGAGGAAAGTATGACAACGTATTTGAACACAGCTTTTTCAGCAGTAAAACTGACAGCTGAGCTTGAAAATAAACACTCACTATTTAAGTTACTGTATGTAAATGAAGAGCTTGCAGGTTATTTAAAAGTTAATATAGATGAAGCCCAGTCCGAACAATTAGGGCCGGATGCACTTGAAGTAGAGCGAATTTATATTCTAAGCCGTTTTCAGAAACTCGGTTTAGGGAAAGTATTGATAAATGAAGCGATCAAACTGGCTAATGAAATGAATAAAAACAAAATTTGGCTCGGTGTATGGGAAAAAAATATGAATGCCATTGCATTTTATGAAAAAGCGGGCTTTGAAAAAACAGGCTCCCATTCATTTTTCATGGGTGAAGAAGAACAAATCGATTTTATTATGACAAAACATTTGTGA